Proteins encoded within one genomic window of Halococcus salifodinae DSM 8989:
- a CDS encoding class I adenylate-forming enzyme family protein: MNDVLAHRTRATPDATALIDAGSRQEWSYAELDAAVDRTAGHLVGLGIEPGDHLGCLLDTHPAAVRLLHAALRLGCVLVPLNTRLAPNELEDRIERADLAALICGADTEASAVGVSEVPVASVDATEHAAVTALADVETVEFEPATWSRDDPCLMLATSGTTGRPKLVVLTIGNLIASAVASAFRLGVLPGDRWLSPLSVYHMGGLAPIVRSALYGTAVVLVDDDGTGFDAARARHALVEYDCTGVSLVPTMLRRLLDAGDLPDSFRFVLLGGAPASTDLIERCARRTVPVHPTYGMTETASQVATARPETAFAHSGTVGQALVGTDLTVIDAAGERVDRGETGEFVVSGPTVFAGYYDDPDATAAAFSEHGFHTGDVGHRDAEGRLWVTGRLDERIVTGGENVDPEAVASALRAHPAVDSAAVVGLDDPEWGERVGALVVREKDLDAATLRTHCRERLAGFEIPRTIGFVDSLPRTASGTVERDAVREILRERGD, from the coding sequence ATGAACGACGTTCTCGCCCATCGCACCCGCGCGACGCCCGACGCGACCGCGCTGATCGACGCTGGCAGCAGACAGGAGTGGAGTTACGCGGAGCTCGATGCGGCGGTCGATCGGACTGCGGGCCACCTCGTGGGACTGGGGATCGAGCCGGGCGACCACCTCGGCTGCCTCCTCGACACCCACCCCGCCGCCGTCCGGCTGCTCCACGCCGCGCTGCGGCTCGGCTGCGTGCTCGTCCCGTTGAACACCCGGCTGGCTCCGAACGAGCTTGAAGACCGAATCGAACGGGCCGATCTCGCAGCCCTGATCTGTGGGGCCGACACCGAAGCGAGTGCGGTCGGGGTGAGCGAGGTTCCGGTCGCCTCCGTCGATGCCACGGAACACGCGGCCGTCACAGCGCTCGCCGATGTCGAGACGGTCGAGTTCGAGCCGGCGACGTGGTCCCGCGACGATCCGTGTCTCATGCTCGCCACCTCCGGCACCACCGGCCGGCCGAAGCTCGTCGTGCTCACGATCGGGAACCTGATCGCGAGCGCGGTCGCCTCGGCGTTCCGGCTCGGCGTCCTCCCCGGCGATCGGTGGCTGAGCCCGCTATCGGTCTACCACATGGGGGGGCTCGCGCCGATCGTGCGCTCCGCGCTCTACGGAACTGCAGTCGTGCTCGTCGACGATGACGGAACGGGGTTCGACGCCGCGAGGGCTCGCCACGCGCTCGTCGAGTACGACTGCACGGGCGTGTCGCTCGTCCCGACCATGCTCCGACGGCTGCTCGACGCCGGCGACCTCCCCGACTCGTTCCGATTTGTCCTCCTCGGCGGTGCGCCAGCGTCGACGGATCTCATCGAGCGATGTGCGCGCCGAACGGTTCCTGTGCATCCGACCTACGGCATGACCGAGACGGCCTCCCAGGTCGCCACCGCTCGTCCCGAGACGGCGTTCGCCCACTCGGGTACTGTCGGCCAGGCGCTCGTCGGGACCGACCTCACCGTGATCGATGCTGCGGGAGAGCGCGTCGATCGCGGCGAGACGGGCGAATTCGTCGTCTCGGGGCCGACGGTGTTCGCGGGCTACTACGACGATCCCGACGCCACCGCGGCGGCGTTTTCCGAGCACGGCTTCCACACCGGCGACGTCGGCCACCGCGACGCCGAGGGCCGGCTGTGGGTCACGGGCCGACTCGACGAACGGATCGTCACCGGCGGGGAGAACGTCGATCCCGAAGCGGTCGCAAGCGCGCTTCGCGCCCATCCAGCCGTGGACAGCGCAGCAGTCGTGGGTCTCGACGATCCCGAGTGGGGTGAGCGCGTCGGTGCGCTCGTCGTCAGGGAGAAGGACCTCGACGCCGCGACGCTACGGACTCACTGCCGAGAGCGCCTCGCTGGTTTCGAGATTCCACGCACGATCGGGTTCGTCGATTCGCTCCCCCGGACGGCCTCCGGTACCGTCGAGCGCGATGCAGTTCGGGAAATCCTCCGTGAACGGGGCGATTGA
- the menC gene encoding o-succinylbenzoate synthase has translation MRIEQFSLALATPLTTAHGTIDSREGFLVFVDVDGTRGIGEATPLPGWTESLEACRDALDRAGRAAETDGWDAAFTTLTNADEPAARHGLALALCDARSRAADVPLYRHFGGEHTKRVPANATIGDGGVEETVVEATEAIEQGFSTLKIKVGAREVAADIARIDAVRNAVGDNVTLRADANGAWSREEARTALDAFVDLDVAFVEQPLAADDLAGHAALRGGSVGIALDEALAEHAVETVLAADAADVLVVKPMVLGGPDRAREAALRAREAGLDAVVTTTIDGALARTGAVHVAASLSNPPACGLATADRLAEDLVPDPAPIAGGEVCVPQAPGNAPDPDLSEER, from the coding sequence ATGAGGATCGAGCAGTTCTCGCTCGCGCTCGCCACGCCGCTCACGACCGCCCACGGCACCATCGACTCTCGCGAGGGGTTTCTGGTGTTCGTCGACGTGGACGGCACCCGCGGGATCGGCGAAGCGACCCCGTTGCCAGGCTGGACGGAATCGCTCGAAGCTTGCCGGGACGCACTCGATCGCGCTGGGCGAGCGGCCGAGACCGACGGTTGGGACGCGGCGTTCACGACACTCACCAACGCCGACGAGCCGGCGGCCCGCCATGGTCTCGCGCTCGCGCTCTGCGATGCGCGCTCACGGGCGGCCGATGTCCCGCTGTACCGCCATTTCGGTGGCGAACACACGAAACGAGTTCCCGCGAACGCGACCATCGGCGACGGCGGGGTCGAGGAGACCGTCGTTGAGGCCACCGAAGCGATCGAACAGGGGTTCTCGACGCTCAAGATCAAGGTCGGTGCGCGCGAGGTCGCCGCAGACATCGCCCGTATCGACGCCGTTCGGAACGCGGTCGGCGACAATGTCACGCTCCGCGCCGACGCGAACGGCGCGTGGAGTCGCGAAGAAGCCCGGACCGCGCTCGACGCGTTCGTCGATCTCGATGTCGCGTTCGTCGAACAGCCGCTCGCCGCGGACGATCTCGCGGGCCACGCCGCGCTCCGTGGTGGGTCGGTCGGGATCGCGCTCGACGAGGCGCTCGCTGAGCACGCCGTCGAAACGGTCCTGGCTGCGGATGCGGCGGACGTGCTCGTCGTGAAACCGATGGTGCTTGGCGGGCCGGATCGCGCGAGGGAGGCCGCACTGCGCGCTCGCGAGGCCGGCCTCGACGCGGTGGTCACGACCACGATCGATGGCGCGCTCGCGCGGACGGGGGCGGTCCACGTCGCCGCGAGTCTTTCCAACCCGCCCGCTTGTGGCCTCGCGACCGCCGACCGGCTCGCCGAGGATCTGGTTCCCGACCCCGCGCCGATCGCGGGCGGCGAGGTGTGTGTCCCGCAGGCCCCTGGAAACGCTCCGGACCCTGATCTCTCGGAAGAACGATGA
- a CDS encoding NRDE family protein has protein sequence MCTLVVAWQVFADHPVVVAANRDEALDRPSEPPAVIGEGPGVIAPRDADAGGTWIGYNEHGIFVAITNRWTDADLAGERSRGLLVRDVLDCESAEDAARLAERAVEDDEYEGFNLLVADANAAVLLEWDGGLRTTTLDPGVHVVMNVGAIGRVTIPASWPERGEQQAANGRQVRETLQPEPGEGAREWRDRAADVLGDHDYGVCVHHEEFDFGTRSSSLLTIDADGTGEYQYADGPPCRTEFEPVESQL, from the coding sequence ATGTGTACGCTCGTCGTCGCCTGGCAGGTCTTCGCCGACCACCCCGTGGTCGTGGCGGCCAACCGCGACGAGGCGCTCGATCGGCCCTCCGAACCGCCCGCGGTGATCGGCGAGGGTCCGGGTGTGATCGCGCCACGCGACGCCGACGCCGGCGGGACGTGGATCGGGTACAACGAACATGGAATCTTCGTCGCGATCACCAACCGCTGGACCGACGCCGACCTCGCTGGCGAGCGCTCGCGCGGCCTACTGGTTCGTGACGTGCTCGACTGTGAGTCCGCCGAGGACGCCGCCCGACTCGCCGAACGCGCCGTCGAGGACGACGAGTACGAGGGGTTCAATCTCCTCGTCGCGGACGCGAACGCCGCCGTGCTCCTCGAATGGGACGGCGGGCTTCGGACGACGACCCTCGATCCGGGCGTCCACGTCGTGATGAACGTCGGCGCGATCGGGCGCGTCACGATCCCGGCGTCGTGGCCCGAACGCGGCGAACAGCAGGCTGCGAACGGACGGCAGGTCCGCGAGACGCTCCAGCCCGAACCAGGCGAGGGTGCTCGGGAGTGGCGCGACCGGGCCGCCGACGTGCTCGGCGATCACGACTATGGGGTGTGCGTCCACCACGAGGAGTTCGACTTCGGCACCCGGTCGTCGTCGCTGCTCACGATCGATGCCGACGGCACCGGAGAGTACCAGTACGCCGACGGGCCGCCGTGCCGAACGGAGTTCGAGCCGGTCGAAAGCCAACTTTAA
- a CDS encoding helix-turn-helix transcriptional regulator encodes MSTAAEGDLSEDERAGLELVRTTGGIHQSEFWKELDVSSRKGSRIAESLEERGLVQREDTVYEGHNTYYIAPAARDLDFSLLMAGNNLSPLVGEEDVEPESDAFSQWIMQLAYEG; translated from the coding sequence ATGAGCACGGCAGCCGAAGGCGACCTCTCGGAGGACGAACGCGCCGGTCTCGAACTCGTCCGCACGACCGGGGGCATCCATCAGAGCGAGTTCTGGAAAGAACTCGACGTGAGTTCGCGCAAGGGGAGCCGGATCGCCGAATCACTGGAGGAACGCGGTCTCGTCCAGCGCGAGGACACCGTCTACGAGGGCCACAACACCTACTACATCGCTCCCGCCGCGCGCGACCTCGATTTCTCCCTGCTGATGGCGGGCAACAACCTCTCGCCGCTGGTCGGGGAGGAGGACGTCGAACCCGAGAGCGACGCCTTCTCCCAGTGGATCATGCAGCTCGCGTACGAGGGCTGA